In the Ricinus communis isolate WT05 ecotype wild-type chromosome 3, ASM1957865v1, whole genome shotgun sequence genome, AGCACCAGCCAAGCTACAAATCCTCTTGTGAACTTCAGTACAGTAGTTTTGTTTGCCACAACCTTTTACGGTCTGGAAAAACTGATGCATCTTTGCAGTAATTGATCGGAAGAAGTTTCTGGACGAGATTAGATGACGATGATGataaacaagtaaaagaattACATGACACTGAAAGTATCAGATTCCGATCAATGTGTGGGTTCCATCTATTTGGAAATTCTCTCTTTCACATCCATCCAATCTCAACACCAAAGAACTTCATGGACAAGCTGCCACCGCAATCTTTTAGCATACGAATTTCATCTGGAAGGATTCCTTTAGCAAGGAAGAGTGAACCTTTTCTTGAAACCCAACAATTAATTTCGCtacaaattaaatgaatgtccCGTTTCTAACGTCTTAGTACAAGTAACCCAACACCTCGGAGCCTCTTATTAATCCTTGTAACCACAGCTTTATACATACAAATGATCAGATAATCTCAACCATCCGTTATTGTTTCGTGGAGTATGTGTAAAAATCTCTGGTTGGACTAATCTGTTACCTTCCCAACCCaactaaaacaataaaaataattccacTAGAAAGGAATAATCAAGAGAATAAGTCATATTAATATTCCATTTCCACTTTGCATGCTTATTGGAGATAAACAAGAACACCCTTGTAACAGTTCTTCCTGAGTTTCTGTTTCTTGAATGGAGGCAATACTTACAAGACGGAATAGCAGGTCTTCTTCATATGAGAAGCTTGTGTTTGTATGCTTGGGACTTCTAGCTGTGGTTTCACCTCTATATATCAACAGAGCACCAGTTATTGATCCAGAGGTTGATGAACAACCCATCAATCTTGCTCCTTGGTTGCCTCTGCTGCCCTTGGTGCTCATCTTCGCCATTGCTTTATCGCTGTATACAGACAGGGGCTTCACCAGGTATGGTtgttattggatttagagttTGAAGGCTACTCTGATGCCATAGTAATGAGCTTTTTAATTCTTGCAGGAGCAGAAGGATTTCCTCGTATGAGAAGTTTGTGGGACTTGGACTGGGGCTTCTAGCAGTGGTTTCACCACTTTATATTAACCGGAGACCAAACAGTGATTTAGAGCTTGAAGAACAACCAATTGACCTAAGTTCTTGGTTGCCCCTGCTGCTCTTGCTGCTGATTCTGGCTATTGCTTTGTCACTGTATTTAGATCAGAGTCTTACTAGGTTTGATCCTTACTGGATTCACAGAGTTGGTGGGTCTTCTGGTGGAATCATAGTTATTCTTGTGATTCTTGCGTTGGTTTTGAAGTGCAAGGCTTCTCATGGAGTAAAGGCTGAATGAAAGTGGAGGAAAAGAAGCTTCCTGTCATAATCTTTCATCTTGAATCACCTTTTATTCTGCTTTATTTGATCAccaaaattttgatatttgctGACTTCAGGGACCAATTTCTTTGCAAAATGTGaacatcttttaatttttgtttgctGCATAACCAGGAGTAGCttcttaaatttaatcttCAAGATTTTTGTATATGTGGCAAATGATTTTTAGGTCAGAAGCACTCGATTCTTAATTTCAAGTACCAAACATGTTGACAAACTGATACACTGAATGGCCGATACAATTAATTTCAGGGAAAAAGATCTACGTATAGTAACCGCACAGCATCCCGATGGAAGGAGATAGATGCATCCCTAGGATAAGATAACACTGTTGGTAGTCAGCAAAATTTCCTACTATTGGGGACTTGGATAAGAATTTCAATAAGAGATCTATTGCTTATTCCAAATTGTATCGTTATTAGCAGACCAAACTATCTGATTTCACCAATGCCCTTTCTGGGAATGAGATCAGAGAAGCCAAACAACATTGACCCATGTCAGTTGCTATATTTGATATTTCTCTTTAATTGGTTGATTTCAACTAATCAGCTTTCCTCCTGCCTGTACAATTTTCAGATGCATCCTACTAAAATACATAAGCAAAAGACAAAACAATTATATACTCCAGGTCAGGTTGGGTTGGTACAAAAATTGGCATGCGAATGTCTTGTAAAGAACTTAAAGCTTTTAGTTGAAGttagtgttgatggttttcacTGTTGTATGGGTCAAGAACCGAAGATGTCTCTTATAGAAAGAAACTGGAATGTTCTGTACAACAGAGGAGTAAATAATAGCacttttagcaaaattatgtGACCAATGGAGAGTACTGTAATGGAGCTTGTTGATGTCCCAGTGCATCCATATGTTTCAGAAACGGTAATGTTTGACATCCAATGATATGCACTTGGGAATTGGAGTGGCGTTTTAGAAAAACATCTGTAACCTGCACAAAATGCCTCAAATCATCTAATGATATGCTGAGATTATAAACACGTAATTACAATCTCAAAGCACAACGTTATGTGGACTGAGATAAATGccaaatgattaaaaaaagaaaaagaaaaagtaaatccAAGTATGATGCCTTAATAATGTACCTCAAAGTagagaattataaaatacgcttaacaaattaaatagtgTGAAAATTGGAGATGCCTTGAAGTTGTTGCACTCCTTTTGTCAAAGATTATACATGTCGAACTGAAAGGATGTGAAAATGCATTTCTTGATGACTTGAAGCATTaacaagattaaaaaaaaaaagaaaaaaaagaagaagaaaaaagaccATTTGAAACTAGCAAGAAATGTATCTGAATGATTGTGACACAGTTCACATTAAACTGATCAAAGGCTTAATCGAACCAAAATTAAAACGAAATTAGAACAACATTTTGCTTGTGTACCTGTGTGCAACCAAAGAGTTTGAACACCTTCAGTGCTGGGCAACTGTCAACAATCAGTCCCAGTGCCTCCTCCGTTAATTTGCGGCACCATGATAAGTCCAAACTCAACAACTTTCTCAAACATTTGGCAATTGATAAGGCAGTGTTCATATTAACCTGTTACAAGTTACTGAGACTCATAAAGTTGCTAATAGGTCAGTTTCCTACATAAGACTTGGAAGACTTTAGTGAACCTCCAAGGTGTAAACATTGAAATTCATCAAAACAGCCACAATCGCTGTTGAAATCCAAGGAGTAACTGGACATGCATCAGGATACGCATATGAATGTTTCCTAGCCAAATTAGCCCCCTTTTGACTCCAAGTTAACTTCAAACTGAGAATCTAACTTCATTTAACAGATTCTCAATCTTTTAGGCATAAGCTCACCTAAGATAGGCAAAAATCATAACTTTTGAATTCAAGGGCCATTCTACATTTAGAATTCAAGATCGAGTGAATTTGCATATCAAAAGTTGGAATgtcattataaatatttgtccATCCATGCAAGATATTATCATGAAAACATCCTTATTGAACCTCCAGTTTTTAACTTAATGCACACTCCATTTGGTGCACTGGTGCTTATTATGAGCTGAAGAAGGCATATTACGAAAATACCATGAACCTGAGCATGCCTCTGACAAATGAAAGAATATTTCAGCAACTATCACGAAGTATGATGCAGATCATCAGTTACTACTTGCTACTACAAGACAACTTATTTCTGGTTCTAGAGAGAAAGCAAGGGGGAAGGGGCAGAAATGCCTGAAGCAAACTTTTTTATGACTGATGATATCTCACCTTACTGATTTTATTCAGTGAAAGCTCATTTAAAGACATTCCAGACACTTCCAAGAAGGCAGCAATGGCTTCATCACTGGCATGTGTAGAACACAGTAAGAAATTTAACACAGGGTATGAAAAACCAGTGTAGAAGCACAATTGGTGGAGTAAACTGTAAAGTTTCCACGAATCAAGTCAAGTAGCCCAATAAATACAATCAACTTCAAAATCTTATATATGTGAAACTCGGGAATTTGAAATGTTAAGGACAGATAGtagcaaaaataataactacATAAACAGTCAGTCCTGATTTGAACTATTTCGTGATAGCTAAGAGAATCCCATTCAACATACAGTTTATCCAAATCCATGGTACTGgcaaaaaattttgaaaacatTTTCTTGGGATTCTTTTGGTTTCCCTTTCTATTTTATAGACCTTCAACTAGCAACAACTCCCATTAAATCATCTGATCTCAACCCTAATTTCCATATTTCCCACATGGGCTCATTTCTAATTAGAATCTTTCTGACCTTGCCAACCATCCATCTTAATATCCTGTTCTTCTATCTTAAAGAGCTGAATCCCTACAGCAGAAATCACAGACTCTCTCTGTTTTAGTTATCAGGATGCTGCACAGAGGCAAAATTTCTGGAAACATGATTCCTTTTCAGCCTCCTAGTCCTATTTCTGTAGGCAACAATCTCAGCCTTCCCCTTCCAATTCATAACTGGGAAGCTCTTAAGGTCCTCAACTACTATTCTGAGGCTGAAAAGTTATTATTAGGGTAATATCAAAGGATGTATAATCTAAACAATGCTGCAAACAAGTATGATCAATTCATCACTTTCAACTATATGGTAGGCACAAATGTAGAATAGTAAAAACAGCTTTGATAACATTATTCTAAAAAGAATGCAGGATTGAATCATAAAGTCATGTTTGGTCAATAAATGCACAAATGAACAGGAAAGTGAGAATTGCAGATATAAAACCTGAAATCATTGCGGCAAAGTTTGATTTTACAAATTGATCGGCAACCGTTGGCTAGATATTGTAACGCTGAATCTGTTAAATTGTGCAGGTGTGAAAGGTCAAGGGCACACAGTTTGGGACAAGTTTTGCCCACACATTTAAGTGATAAATCAGTCAATTCCCTGCATCCAGTCAAACTCACCCTTGTAACTAAAATACATAAAGATGCCAATATTTAGTCCAGAACCCTTTTAATCTTTGAAGTAGATAATGAAGACAAGGCAGAAAGACTTACACACAATTAGCCAAAACAAGCTCTTTCATATTCATGCCACATGCTTCGACCAGTCCAATTACAAAATCATCACTAACAGTCTGAATGCCTGCTACTGACAACACTTCTAGGTgcttgaatttcttcagtGCAGGTAAAAAAAGCATGGCATTTATGTTCTGACAATCATCTATATATAGCTCCCTTAATGTAGATTTCATATGAATAGCTAGATCATTGATAGCATCAGAGGTGAGAAGAGAGCACTGACTCAGATTTATGGACAGTAATCCAGGTGCAGACTTTGCCAGTGCACTTAGCCCAGCATCTGATAGACGAAATGCACCCTTTAGAGAGATGGTGGCTAATTTATGAAGTCTGCACAAAGGCCCAGCTAAAATGCGACGCAATACATGTTCATGTATACATAGTCCACAAAGATCAAGTTGTAGCACCTGTACAAGATCCCATCTCAATCAGTTGACAAGCCTTAACGATTagatttttttcatttcttggTTCTTCGTTCAGgtataattaagaattatacAAGTTTGAAAAGCATGAATGCTTACAAGTACAATGATTCACAGTTCATAATCAAGATATTTTATGTAGAAGTACTTATGGAgagaaaattttcaaatacaaGAACTTGACGAAGAATGACTATTTAAGTTCTATACATTGAGAAAGCATGGATTAATTCACCAGTGCTAACAGGATTCATATAACATGTAAAACTTACTGTCAAGTTCCGAGTATCACATGCACAAAAAATTTTGATACAGTCATCTTCTGTCAGCTGTGA is a window encoding:
- the LOC8258588 gene encoding uncharacterized protein LOC8258588, with product MEAILTRRNSRSSSYEKLVFVCLGLLAVVSPLYINRAPVIDPEVDEQPINLAPWLPLLPLVLIFAIALSLYTDRGFTRSRRISSYEKFVGLGLGLLAVVSPLYINRRPNSDLELEEQPIDLSSWLPLLLLLLILAIALSLYLDQSLTRFDPYWIHRVGGSSGGIIVILVILALVLKCKASHGVKAE